Proteins encoded by one window of Rutidosis leptorrhynchoides isolate AG116_Rl617_1_P2 chromosome 7, CSIRO_AGI_Rlap_v1, whole genome shotgun sequence:
- the LOC139857858 gene encoding mediator of RNA polymerase II transcription subunit 10b-like, with product MESSQTTGTAASGGNGTINPQTGDGSPAESTIPATTSSSDDPKQNLNQVINSIQKTLGTIHQLYLTVSSFNVSSQLPLLQRLNTLVLEMDNMSKLSEKCNIQVPMEVLNLIDEGKNPDEFTRDVLNSCIAKNQITKGKTDAFKALRKHLLEELEQAFPDEVEDYREIRASSAAESMRLSQAQNILPNGDMKVKPEM from the exons ATGGAATCCTCTCAAACGACGGGAACAGCAGCCTCCGGCGGTAATGGTACGATCAACCCCCAAACCGGCGACGGTTCTCCGGCCGAATCAACAATTCCGGCAACTACATCATCGTCCGACGATCCGAAGCAAAACCTAAATCAAGTCATAAATTCAATTCAAAAAACCCTAGGAACAATCCACCAGCTCTACCTTACTGTCTCTTCCTTTAATGTCTCCTCTCAATTACCACTCCTTCAACGCCT GAATACACTTGTTCTGGAGATGGATAACATGTCAAAATTATCGGAGAAGTGTAACATACAGGTTCCGATGGAAGTACTCAA TTTGATAGATGAAGGAAAGAATCCAGATGAATTCACCAGGGATGTATTGAATAGTTGCATTGCTAAGAACCAGATCACTAAGGGCAAAACTGATGCCTTTAAG GCTTTGCGAAAGCatcttcttgaagaacttgaacaaGCATTTCCTGATGAAGTCGAAGATTATAGAGAGATTCGTGCATCTTCTGCAGCT GAATCTATGCGTCTTTCACAAGCCCAAAACATATTACCAAACGGAGATATGAAGGTTAAACCCGAGATGTAG
- the LOC139860433 gene encoding uncharacterized protein, with product MNLKNAARREVPNSGPIKSTCSDCANNPRPSRTRNSSSINRGFGVGKESKFGWLKNMCRVEKPNIMLLQETKLHTVDLQWICGLWGNQDCNFLQKEMVGKSGGQLIIWDTSYFDVSDSFVSNFFVGVRGMWKSTGAKFNLVNVYGPHDDQNKQLFWNQLHTLISNAPNDAWVISGDFNEVRSDEERLNCQFIESRAKMFNDFINNTKLIDIPLGGRIFTRVSDDDTKFSKLDRFIVNDCFHGLWNCLSVVALDRGKSDHCPIILKDDIKNFGPKPIKVFDEWLEMEDVDNSEIEVLKTTSNTLELKAERGLLHDVERKQWLDARNEWFRKEKIKVNMLKQKARVRWVLEGDENTRYFHSIIKRGYNKNNIRGLTINGVWCEDPNDIKEAVFHHFKSRFEEQPGFRPSLIDPTYPMLSSNEAISVEAPIS from the exons ATGAATTTGAAGAATGCGGCCAGAAGAGAAGTTCCAAACAGTGGTCCTATTAAATCGACATGCTCTGATTGTGCAAACAACCCGAGGCCATCACGTACTAGGAACTCCTCATCAATTAATAG GGGTTTCGGGGTTGGTAAAGAAAGTAAGTTTGGTTGGCTAAAAAACATGTGTCGTGTTGAAAAACCCAATATTATGTTACTCCAGGAAACGAAATTACATACTGTCGATTTACAATGGATTTGTGGGTTGTGGGGAAATCAAGATTGTAATTTTTTGCAAAAAGAAATGGTGGGGAAATCGGGGGGTCAATTGATCATTTGGGATACTTCTTATTTTGATGTTTCTGACTCATTTGTCTCCAATTTTTTTGTTGGTGTTCGTGGTATGTGGAAGAGTACGGGAGCAAAGTTTAACCTTGTTAATGTCTATGGTCCGCACGATGATCAAAATAAGCAATTATTTTGGAATCAATTACACACCTTGATCTCAAATGCTCCTAATGACGCGTGGGTGATTAGTGGGGACTTTAATGAAGTTAGATCCGATGAAGAAAGACTCAATTGTCAATTCATTGAAAGTAGGGCAAAAATGTTTAATGACTTCATCAATAACACAAAACTAATCGATATTCCGTTAGGCGGAAGAATTTTCACTCGAGTTAGTGATGATGACACCAAATTTAGCAAGTTAGACCGATTCATTGTTAATGATTGTTTTCATGGTTTGTGGAATTGTCTTTCGGTGGTTGCTCTTGATCGAGGAAAGTCGGACCATTGCCCCATAATTTTAAAAGATGATATTAAGAATTTTGGTCCTAAACCGATAAAAGTCTTTGATGAATGGTTAGAAATGGAAGATGTCGATAAT AGTGAAATTGAAGTTTTGAAAACCACCTCGAACACACTTGAACTAAAAGCCGAAAGAGGTCTCCTACATGATGTGGAAAGAAAACAATGGCTTGATGCAAGAAATGAATGGTTCCGTAAAGAGAAAATCAAAGTCAATATGTTAAAGCAAAAAGCTCGGGTGCGGTGGGTCCTTGAGGGGGATGAAAATACTCGTTACTTCCACTCGATTATTAAAAGAGGatacaataaaaataatattaggGGCCTTACAATTAACGGGGTATGGTGTGAAGATCCGAATGACATTAAAGAGGCGGTGTTTCATCATTTCAAGAGTCGTTTTGAAGAACAACCGGGCTTTAGACCTAGTCTCATTGACCCCACATATCCTATGTTGTCATCCAATGAGGCTATTAGTGTTGAAGCTCCCATTAGTTAA